From a single Candidatus Sulfotelmatobacter sp. genomic region:
- a CDS encoding DoxX family protein, with protein MRYLDRLQPLALLVMRLSLGAIMVRHGYDNSFIHLHDHVHFVASLGIPRWLGYVSSFTELLGGLLILVGFFTRAAAFAICIDLAVAIWKVHLHNGMLGSSGRPGYEFPLAAATLAFGLIFFGGGPIALDHVLRGGGSVPFKRS; from the coding sequence TTGCGCTATCTCGATCGCTTGCAGCCTCTGGCCCTGCTGGTCATGCGTCTGTCCCTGGGCGCCATTATGGTGCGGCACGGCTATGACAATTCCTTCATTCACTTGCACGACCACGTGCATTTCGTGGCCAGCCTCGGGATCCCTCGCTGGTTAGGTTATGTTTCTTCCTTTACCGAACTGTTGGGCGGATTGCTGATCCTCGTGGGGTTTTTCACCCGTGCCGCGGCTTTCGCCATCTGCATCGACCTCGCCGTCGCCATCTGGAAGGTGCACCTGCACAATGGGATGCTTGGTTCATCCGGGCGTCCCGGATATGAATTCCCACTCGCCGCAGCCACGCTGGCCTTCGGCCTGATCTTCTTCGGTGGAGGTCCAATCGCTCTTGACCATGTCCTGCGCGGTGGAGGCAGCGTTCCTTTTAAGAGATCTTGA
- a CDS encoding GIY-YIG nuclease family protein, with protein MPNQKLYYVYLLSSKSRAIYIGMTAFLMNRVLRHRAGEGGDFTRKYRIHRLVYYEVFHSVTAAIARETEIKKWRREKKVALFVEKNPTWEDLAADWGLPVVMRVEGKVEEKAGSSPPLRDGSE; from the coding sequence ATGCCCAACCAAAAGCTCTACTACGTCTACCTCCTGTCAAGCAAAAGCCGCGCAATCTACATTGGCATGACCGCATTTCTGATGAATCGTGTTTTGCGTCACCGGGCTGGCGAAGGCGGGGACTTCACGCGAAAGTATAGAATTCACCGGCTCGTTTACTACGAGGTCTTCCATAGTGTCACAGCCGCAATCGCCCGCGAGACGGAAATCAAGAAATGGAGGCGCGAAAAAAAAGTTGCATTGTTTGTCGAGAAAAATCCAACGTGGGAAGATCTTGCTGCCGACTGGGGATTACCAGTCGTGATGCGGGTGGAAGGAAAAGTGGAAGAAAAAGCAGGTTCCTCACCGCCGCTCCGCGACGGTTCGGAATGA
- a CDS encoding nuclear transport factor 2 family protein, translated as MKALTVCVLLAALFLVVSHAQMASRDSEKVRVLSLENAWNEAEKNKDGNALDALLAASFAYTDADGSFLNKAQFLASITAPNYHPGQIINEGMRADPYDHVVVVTGAYREEGGDKGKHYVRRGRFTDTWVQENGAWLCAASQETLVAK; from the coding sequence ATGAAGGCTTTGACAGTGTGCGTCTTGCTGGCTGCGTTGTTCCTGGTGGTGAGCCATGCGCAGATGGCGTCTCGCGATTCGGAAAAGGTTCGGGTGCTGTCACTGGAGAATGCGTGGAACGAGGCGGAGAAGAACAAAGACGGCAACGCACTCGATGCTCTGCTGGCGGCATCGTTCGCCTACACCGATGCTGACGGATCGTTCTTGAACAAGGCGCAATTTCTGGCTAGTATCACCGCCCCGAACTATCATCCCGGTCAAATCATTAATGAGGGAATGCGGGCCGACCCCTACGATCACGTCGTGGTCGTGACCGGAGCGTATCGGGAGGAAGGCGGAGATAAAGGCAAACATTACGTGCGGCGCGGACGGTTTACCGATACCTGGGTGCAGGAGAATGGGGCGTGGCTATGCGCGGCCAGCCAGGAGACGCTCGTGGCCAAGTAG